The Microbacterium sp. KUDC0406 genome includes a window with the following:
- a CDS encoding family 20 glycosylhydrolase, producing the protein MGHSSVRIHEERTYDFVGDVLREVAEITPGPYLHIGGDECLGTPAADFALFFERVSRMAADTGKIPVAWHEAGAVAGIAEGTIGQYWGSVEPKGSHAEEAGHFVERGGSLIMSPSDRTYLDMKPTADFPLGLVWAGIVPVRAAYEWEPTAVVPGLPAEAILGVEAPLWTETVTTIAAGDALVFPRIAAHAETAWSPKDGAERSWESFRTRVAGLAPAWEASGIDFTRSEEIAWA; encoded by the coding sequence GTGGGGCACTCCTCGGTGCGCATCCACGAGGAGCGCACCTACGACTTCGTGGGCGACGTGCTGAGAGAGGTCGCGGAGATCACCCCCGGCCCGTACCTGCACATCGGCGGCGACGAGTGCCTCGGCACGCCCGCCGCGGACTTCGCGCTGTTCTTCGAGCGGGTCAGCCGTATGGCCGCCGACACCGGCAAGATCCCCGTCGCCTGGCACGAGGCGGGTGCCGTCGCCGGCATCGCCGAGGGCACGATCGGGCAGTACTGGGGCAGCGTCGAGCCGAAGGGCTCGCATGCCGAGGAAGCCGGGCACTTCGTGGAACGCGGTGGCTCGCTGATCATGTCGCCGTCCGACCGCACCTATCTCGACATGAAGCCCACTGCGGACTTCCCGCTCGGGCTGGTCTGGGCGGGGATCGTGCCGGTGCGCGCCGCCTACGAGTGGGAGCCGACCGCGGTCGTGCCGGGCCTTCCCGCCGAGGCGATCCTCGGGGTCGAGGCGCCGCTCTGGACCGAGACCGTCACCACCATCGCCGCGGGCGACGCGCTGGTCTTCCCGCGCATCGCCGCGCACGCCGAGACCGCCTGGTCGCCGAAGGACGGCGCCGAGCGCAGCTGGGAATCGTTCCGCACCCGAGTCGCGGGCCTGGCTCCCGCGTGGGAGGCTTCCGGTATCGACTTCACCCGTTCTGAGGAGATCGCATGGGCATGA
- a CDS encoding sigma-70 family RNA polymerase sigma factor, producing the protein MHDDTTDDLTADADLVLRTRSGDAAAFGELWRRHYPCGVAVARSVTSTIDADDLVQESYARIYQAILKGGGPNGSFRAYLFTSIRNTAAAWGRARRETAIDELDTVVDPSSTDQAAEEALDRGLTAQAFRSLPSRWQEVLWYSEIEQMKPAEIAPLLGMKAGAVSQLAFRAREGLREAWIQAHLRSAEPGSDCQWTIEHLGAYSRGNLGVRDRKRLEAHLDDCARCMIVAAEAKDVSNRLALVLLPLVLGVAGAGGYLAALQGGGTPIVALAAMPSDVVEGAVVAGSATAGAAAGGSQAAGSAAGTGGTAGGSAGGALTGIGALVGAGSAALLVAGVVAAVAVVPSMLSAAPATSQPSAGDDDPSSISSEVSPDQSVLDQQPVVIEVEDEPQPDAPQPEEPPATDADALPAPAPEASSAPSADAVKPAPPAAPTDPGTEPGTDPGTEPGTDPGTDPGTDPGTDPGTDPGTDPGTDPGTDPGTNPGTDPGTDPETDPGTDPETDPGTDPGTDPETDPGTDPGTDPGADPGTDPGTDPGTDPGTDPGTDPGTDPGTDPGSEVPAAPTVTWGPASVWIDGNLVTHVSIPLSGTPGATVEVRVLLDGATESSTDITLDQSGKGTAELRPTLEQIFRNASVTFRAVIDGSAGDLHTTRLRALGAGSTLQSAPADTAALAAATQTDAPAASVESKVPANETAAPAALQSEDAAAPASNAEPAPPASAPAAAAPAVTEGSAPKSEPSEAPAPSDAPESDDATSADSSPVGDTASTDGTAALD; encoded by the coding sequence GTGCACGACGACACCACCGACGACCTGACGGCAGACGCCGATCTCGTCCTCCGCACCCGCTCGGGTGACGCCGCAGCGTTCGGCGAACTCTGGCGTCGGCACTACCCCTGCGGGGTCGCGGTCGCCCGCTCGGTCACCTCGACGATCGACGCCGACGATCTCGTGCAGGAGTCGTACGCCCGCATCTACCAGGCGATCCTCAAGGGCGGTGGCCCGAACGGTTCGTTCCGGGCGTATCTGTTCACCAGCATCCGCAACACCGCCGCCGCCTGGGGCCGTGCCCGCAGGGAGACCGCGATCGACGAGCTGGACACCGTCGTCGACCCGAGCAGCACCGACCAGGCTGCCGAGGAGGCCCTCGACCGGGGTCTGACCGCCCAGGCGTTCCGCAGTCTCCCGTCGCGCTGGCAGGAGGTGCTCTGGTACTCGGAGATCGAGCAGATGAAGCCGGCCGAGATCGCGCCGCTGCTCGGGATGAAGGCCGGTGCCGTCTCGCAGCTCGCCTTCCGCGCGCGCGAGGGTCTGCGCGAGGCGTGGATCCAGGCGCATCTGCGCAGCGCTGAGCCGGGCTCGGACTGCCAGTGGACGATCGAGCATCTCGGCGCCTACTCGCGCGGCAACCTCGGCGTGCGTGACCGCAAGCGCCTCGAAGCCCATCTGGACGACTGCGCGCGATGCATGATCGTCGCCGCGGAGGCGAAGGACGTGTCGAACCGGCTCGCCCTGGTACTGCTCCCTCTCGTGCTCGGAGTGGCCGGCGCGGGTGGCTACCTGGCTGCCCTGCAGGGCGGCGGAACCCCGATCGTGGCTCTCGCTGCGATGCCCTCCGACGTCGTCGAGGGCGCCGTGGTCGCCGGCAGCGCGACGGCCGGCGCCGCCGCAGGTGGCAGCCAGGCGGCAGGATCGGCGGCGGGCACCGGCGGCACGGCCGGTGGCTCGGCCGGCGGGGCGCTCACGGGTATCGGAGCGCTCGTCGGTGCGGGTTCGGCCGCGCTTCTCGTGGCCGGGGTTGTGGCCGCCGTCGCGGTCGTCCCCAGCATGCTGAGCGCCGCGCCTGCCACGTCGCAGCCTTCGGCCGGCGACGACGACCCGTCGTCGATCTCGTCGGAGGTCTCGCCCGACCAGTCGGTGCTCGACCAGCAGCCGGTCGTGATCGAGGTCGAGGACGAGCCGCAGCCGGATGCTCCGCAGCCGGAGGAGCCCCCGGCGACCGATGCCGATGCGCTGCCCGCTCCGGCGCCCGAGGCATCCTCCGCACCGTCGGCCGATGCGGTGAAGCCCGCTCCGCCGGCCGCTCCGACCGATCCGGGGACGGAGCCGGGCACCGATCCGGGGACGGAGCCGGGCACCGACCCCGGAACCGACCCGGGCACCGACCCCGGAACCGACCCCGGAACCGACCCCGGAACCGACCCGGGCACCGACCCCGGAACCGACCCGGGCACGAACCCCGGAACAGATCCCGGCACGGACCCCGAAACTGACCCGGGCACAGACCCCGAAACCGACCCCGGAACAGATCCCGGCACGGACCCCGAAACTGACCCGGGCACAGATCCCGGAACCGACCCCGGCGCCGACCCCGGCACCGACCCCGGCACCGACCCCGGCACAGACCCCGGCACAGACCCCGGCACAGACCCGGGAACCGACCCCGGAACGGACCCGGGAAGTGAAGTTCCGGCCGCACCGACGGTGACTTGGGGGCCGGCGAGCGTCTGGATCGACGGCAACTTGGTGACGCACGTATCGATCCCGCTCAGCGGTACCCCCGGCGCGACGGTCGAAGTGCGGGTCCTGCTGGACGGTGCCACGGAAAGCAGCACGGACATCACTCTGGACCAGTCCGGCAAGGGCACCGCCGAGTTGCGCCCCACGCTCGAGCAGATCTTTCGCAATGCGTCAGTGACATTCCGCGCCGTGATCGACGGCTCCGCCGGGGATCTGCACACCACGCGGCTGCGCGCCCTGGGTGCCGGATCGACACTGCAGTCCGCTCCAGCGGACACGGCGGCGCTGGCTGCTGCCACGCAGACCGATGCTCCCGCTGCTTCTGTCGAGTCGAAGGTCCCGGCGAACGAGACGGCGGCACCCGCGGCTCTCCAGTCAGAGGATGCCGCCGCGCCCGCTTCCAATGCCGAGCCGGCGCCGCCCGCCTCCGCTCCGGCTGCCGCGGCTCCGGCCGTGACCGAGGGATCCGCACCGAAGTCCGAGCCGTCAGAGGCTCCTGCCCCGTCCGACGCGCCCGAGTCGGACGACGCCACGTCGGCCGACTCGAGCCCCGTCGGCGATACTGCATCGACCGACGGCACAGCCGCCCTGGACTGA
- a CDS encoding FAD-binding oxidoreductase — MTVLERLRAELGGLVDTGATVLEAARSDRSGHAAQGRPLAVVHAETVEHVQQTMRIATATGTPVVVRGAGTGLAGAANAGTGEIVLSTARMIRILDVRPDDLLAVVEPGILNADLNAELVRHGLWWAPDPASREISTVGGNIATGAGGLLCAKYGVVRDAVLAVDVVLADGRLLHLGHRSVKGVTGLDLTSLVIGSEGVLGVIVGATLRLRRRVEGEVCTLAAIFPGVRAAAAASAAVTAAGVQPAIMELMDAASLEAVHALLALPAPADGAAQLTIRTDGPAARAEAELIADLLRAAGGEVAWSADAEEGERLLSIRRSMHAAMASLGTTLIEDVSVPRSAMPAMFDEIARIEAAYGIRIPTVAHAGDGNLHPNFIVDGDEVPPRIWDAAGELFRAALSLGGTLTGEHGIGTLKSRWLAEELGDDQWELQRQIVRVFDPQGILNPGKVFAPHA, encoded by the coding sequence ATGACGGTGCTGGAGCGGCTCCGTGCCGAGCTGGGCGGGCTGGTCGACACCGGCGCCACCGTGCTCGAGGCGGCACGCTCCGATCGTTCCGGCCATGCCGCGCAGGGCCGCCCTCTGGCGGTGGTGCACGCCGAGACCGTCGAGCACGTGCAGCAGACCATGCGCATCGCCACCGCGACGGGCACGCCCGTCGTCGTCCGCGGCGCGGGCACCGGCCTCGCGGGCGCGGCGAACGCCGGCACCGGCGAGATCGTGCTCTCCACGGCGCGGATGATCCGCATCCTCGACGTGCGCCCCGATGATCTGCTCGCGGTCGTCGAGCCCGGCATCCTGAACGCCGATCTCAACGCCGAGCTCGTCCGGCACGGACTGTGGTGGGCGCCCGACCCGGCCAGCCGGGAGATCTCCACCGTCGGCGGCAACATCGCCACCGGCGCCGGCGGCCTGCTGTGCGCCAAGTATGGGGTGGTCCGCGACGCGGTGCTGGCCGTGGACGTCGTGCTCGCCGACGGACGTCTGCTGCACCTCGGGCACCGCTCTGTGAAGGGCGTCACCGGTCTCGACCTCACCTCGCTGGTGATCGGCTCCGAGGGCGTGCTCGGCGTGATCGTGGGGGCCACCCTGCGCCTGCGTCGCCGCGTCGAGGGCGAGGTCTGCACGCTCGCCGCGATCTTCCCCGGCGTGCGCGCCGCCGCTGCGGCATCGGCCGCAGTGACGGCCGCCGGCGTGCAGCCCGCGATCATGGAGCTGATGGACGCTGCCAGTCTCGAGGCCGTGCACGCCCTGCTCGCGCTCCCGGCGCCTGCGGATGGCGCCGCGCAGCTCACGATCCGCACCGACGGCCCCGCAGCCCGCGCCGAGGCCGAGCTCATCGCCGATCTGCTCCGCGCGGCCGGCGGCGAGGTGGCCTGGAGCGCGGATGCGGAGGAGGGTGAGCGGCTCCTGTCGATCCGCCGCTCGATGCATGCCGCGATGGCGAGCCTGGGCACGACGCTCATCGAGGACGTCTCGGTGCCGCGCAGCGCGATGCCGGCGATGTTCGACGAGATCGCCCGGATCGAGGCCGCCTACGGCATCCGCATCCCCACCGTGGCGCACGCCGGCGACGGCAACCTGCATCCGAACTTCATCGTCGACGGCGACGAGGTGCCGCCGCGCATCTGGGACGCCGCAGGAGAGCTGTTCCGCGCTGCGCTCAGCCTCGGCGGCACGCTGACCGGCGAGCACGGCATCGGCACGCTGAAGAGTCGCTGGCTGGCCGAGGAGCTCGGCGACGACCAGTGGGAGCTGCAGCGGCAGATCGTGCGCGTCTTCGACCCGCAGGGCATCCTCAATCCAGGAAAGGTGTTCGCTCCCCATGCCTGA
- a CDS encoding ROK family protein — MTAGSARSGGRAIRVGLDVGGTKTDAVAIDGSGEILGRVRRPTGWGPDAVVQSIVETTLALAGEAGFGTADIRSVGVGIPGMVDSGSGRVLHAVNLGVESLDIAERAGSVIDAPFAVENDVKAAALGAASLRGDDASMAYLNLGTGVAAGIVAGGRIWRGTHGSAGEVGHISVDPHGRVCGCGQRGCVETLCGGGALARAWGRPGELPVRDIFDAAEAGDPVAAALRADLARGAAAAVRILVLSVDVETVVIGGGLTALGTRLEDDIVRALRADAENSPFMRSLHLDERIELLPIGSPVAALGAALLTAAPAGYPITEKETAAHG, encoded by the coding sequence ATGACGGCGGGGAGCGCCCGGTCGGGAGGCCGGGCCATACGAGTGGGCCTGGACGTCGGCGGCACGAAGACGGATGCCGTCGCGATCGACGGCTCGGGAGAGATCCTCGGGCGGGTCAGACGGCCCACCGGCTGGGGACCCGACGCCGTCGTGCAGAGCATCGTCGAGACCACCCTCGCGCTCGCCGGTGAGGCCGGTTTCGGCACCGCCGACATCCGCTCGGTCGGTGTCGGCATCCCGGGGATGGTGGACAGCGGCAGCGGCCGGGTGCTGCACGCCGTGAACCTCGGCGTCGAGTCGCTCGACATCGCGGAACGCGCCGGATCGGTCATCGACGCCCCGTTCGCCGTGGAGAACGACGTCAAGGCCGCGGCGCTGGGCGCGGCCTCGCTGCGCGGAGACGACGCATCGATGGCCTACCTCAACCTCGGCACAGGCGTCGCAGCCGGTATCGTCGCGGGCGGTCGCATCTGGCGCGGGACCCACGGCAGCGCCGGTGAGGTCGGGCACATCTCGGTCGACCCCCACGGCCGGGTGTGCGGCTGCGGTCAGCGCGGCTGCGTCGAGACGCTGTGCGGCGGCGGAGCACTGGCCCGGGCGTGGGGACGCCCGGGCGAACTGCCCGTCCGCGACATCTTCGACGCCGCCGAGGCCGGTGATCCCGTGGCCGCGGCCCTCCGCGCCGATCTCGCCAGGGGAGCGGCCGCGGCCGTGCGCATCCTGGTGCTCTCGGTCGATGTCGAGACCGTCGTCATCGGCGGCGGGCTGACGGCGCTGGGAACACGCCTCGAGGACGACATCGTGCGGGCGCTGCGCGCGGACGCCGAGAACTCGCCGTTCATGCGATCGCTGCACCTCGATGAGAGAATCGAACTGCTGCCGATCGGTTCTCCGGTCGCGGCCCTCGGCGCCGCCCTGCTGACTGCGGCGCCGGCCGGCTACCCCATCACCGAGAAGGAGACCGCCGCTCATGGCTGA
- a CDS encoding YrdB family protein: MPQDSTAVPGVNRPNITPLDVVRAIVLVVALFSLGLWGFVSWPLPMNIVFGIGLPVVVLLVWALFLSPRPVLRLHPFLRAVVELLIYVGVTLAWWAMGQGWAGIAFAVVAVGAGLVAGRRSLS; this comes from the coding sequence ATGCCCCAGGACTCCACCGCCGTTCCGGGCGTGAACCGCCCGAACATCACCCCGCTCGACGTCGTCCGCGCGATCGTGCTGGTCGTCGCCCTGTTCTCCCTCGGGCTGTGGGGCTTCGTGTCGTGGCCGCTGCCGATGAACATCGTGTTCGGGATCGGCCTGCCTGTGGTCGTGCTGCTGGTGTGGGCGCTGTTCCTCTCGCCGAGGCCGGTGCTGCGGCTGCATCCGTTCCTGCGCGCCGTCGTCGAGCTGCTGATCTACGTCGGCGTGACCCTCGCCTGGTGGGCGATGGGGCAGGGCTGGGCGGGTATCGCCTTCGCCGTCGTCGCGGTGGGCGCGGGTTTGGTGGCCGGGCGCCGTTCGCTCTCATGA
- the glyA gene encoding serine hydroxymethyltransferase: MTDRFFNAPLSEVDPEIAQVLDRELKRQQTFLEMIASENFVPVSVLQSQGSVLTNKYAEGYPGRRYYGGCEEVDVAEELAIQRAKDLFGAEFANVQPHSGATANAAVLHAIARPGDTLLGLSLDQGGHLTHGMKINFSGRLYDIVAYGVNPETSTIDMDEVRRLAIEHKPKVIIAGWSAYPRTLDFAAFRAIADEVGALLWVDMAHFAGLVAAGLHPNPVPHAHVVSSTVHKTIGGPRSGFILTNDADIAKKINSAVFPGQQGGPLMHVIAAKATAFKIAGTPEFKERQERVLRGAAIIADRLSQQDVKDAGIAVRSGGTDVHLVLVDLRDAEIDGKQAEDLLHDIHITVNRNAVPNDPRPPMVTSGLRIGTPALATRGFGDAEFTEVADVIALALQPGADIDALRTRIDALAAAFPLYPDLQQ, encoded by the coding sequence ATGACCGACCGCTTCTTCAACGCACCCCTCTCCGAGGTCGATCCCGAGATCGCTCAGGTCCTCGATCGTGAGCTGAAGCGCCAGCAGACCTTCCTCGAGATGATCGCGTCCGAGAACTTCGTGCCCGTCTCGGTGCTGCAGTCGCAGGGCTCGGTGCTGACCAACAAGTACGCCGAGGGCTATCCCGGCCGCCGTTACTACGGCGGCTGCGAAGAGGTCGACGTCGCCGAGGAGCTCGCCATCCAGCGGGCGAAGGACCTTTTCGGCGCCGAGTTCGCCAACGTGCAGCCGCACTCCGGCGCCACCGCGAACGCCGCCGTGCTGCACGCGATCGCCCGCCCCGGTGACACGCTGCTGGGTCTGTCGCTCGACCAGGGCGGTCACCTCACGCACGGCATGAAGATCAACTTCTCCGGCCGCCTCTACGACATCGTCGCGTACGGCGTGAACCCCGAGACGTCGACCATCGACATGGACGAGGTGCGCCGCCTGGCCATCGAGCACAAGCCGAAGGTCATCATCGCCGGCTGGTCGGCGTACCCCCGCACCCTCGACTTCGCCGCCTTCCGCGCGATCGCCGACGAGGTCGGCGCCCTGCTCTGGGTCGACATGGCGCACTTCGCCGGTCTCGTCGCCGCCGGTCTGCACCCGAACCCGGTGCCGCACGCCCACGTCGTCTCGTCGACCGTGCACAAGACCATCGGCGGCCCCCGCTCCGGCTTCATCCTCACCAACGACGCCGACATCGCGAAGAAGATCAACTCGGCCGTGTTCCCCGGGCAGCAGGGCGGCCCGCTGATGCACGTGATCGCCGCGAAGGCGACCGCGTTCAAGATCGCCGGCACCCCGGAGTTCAAGGAGCGCCAGGAGCGCGTGCTGCGCGGCGCCGCGATCATCGCGGACCGTCTCTCGCAGCAGGACGTGAAGGATGCCGGCATCGCCGTGCGCTCGGGCGGCACGGACGTGCACCTGGTGCTGGTCGACCTGCGCGACGCCGAGATCGACGGCAAGCAGGCCGAGGATCTGCTGCACGACATCCACATCACGGTGAACCGCAACGCGGTGCCGAACGACCCGCGTCCGCCGATGGTGACGAGCGGCCTCCGGATCGGCACGCCTGCGCTGGCGACGCGCGGCTTCGGCGACGCCGAGTTCACCGAGGTGGCCGACGTCATCGCCCTTGCGCTGCAGCCCGGTGCCGACATCGATGCGCTGCGCACTCGCATCGACGCGCTCGCCGCCGCGTTCCCGCTGTACCCCGACCTGCAGCAGTAA
- a CDS encoding glycoside hydrolase family 20 zincin-like fold domain-containing protein: MALPDSLPLVPYPVDVRREEGVIPLASARISGDAAVAGQLRDALVTRTGIRSQIVGGGTDAEIALSVDPAVGGPEAYLLDTREDRVLITGADAAGLFYGTRTLLQLVHESDAGWVVPACASRMLRASRTAA; encoded by the coding sequence ATGGCCCTTCCTGATTCCCTGCCACTCGTCCCCTACCCCGTCGATGTCCGCAGAGAAGAGGGTGTGATCCCCCTGGCTTCCGCGCGCATCTCCGGCGACGCCGCCGTCGCCGGGCAGCTGCGCGACGCGCTGGTCACGCGGACCGGCATCCGGTCGCAGATCGTCGGCGGCGGAACGGATGCCGAGATCGCGCTGTCCGTCGATCCCGCCGTCGGCGGCCCCGAGGCGTACCTCCTCGACACGAGGGAGGACCGCGTCCTCATCACCGGCGCGGACGCCGCCGGGCTGTTCTACGGCACCCGCACGCTGCTGCAGCTGGTGCATGAATCGGATGCGGGATGGGTCGTCCCCGCGTGCGCATCGAGGATGCTCCGCGCTTCGCGTACCGCGGCGTGA
- a CDS encoding NUDIX hydrolase has translation MPDIHVSAAVITDSEGRALLVRKNGTERFMQPGGKPETGETAAETLVRELREELGLVVFQDQLRPLGTFVSDAANEPGHRVVATVFAMTAEPEEVVVQAELAELRWIAESEQGSLPLAPLSEEHLLPIAWA, from the coding sequence ATGCCTGACATCCACGTGAGTGCGGCCGTCATCACCGACAGCGAGGGCCGCGCGCTGCTGGTGCGCAAGAACGGCACCGAGCGCTTCATGCAGCCCGGCGGCAAGCCCGAGACCGGCGAGACCGCCGCCGAGACGCTGGTGCGCGAGCTCCGTGAAGAGCTCGGCCTCGTCGTGTTCCAGGACCAGCTGCGCCCGCTGGGCACATTCGTGTCGGATGCCGCCAACGAGCCCGGTCACCGCGTCGTCGCGACCGTGTTCGCGATGACCGCCGAACCCGAAGAGGTGGTGGTGCAGGCCGAGCTCGCCGAACTGCGCTGGATCGCCGAGTCCGAGCAGGGCTCGCTTCCCCTCGCCCCGCTCAGCGAGGAGCACCTGCTCCCGATCGCCTGGGCCTGA
- a CDS encoding amidohydrolase family protein, which translates to MTLEAIVDDIHLHPHVTKLLFDEAPGRVALITDSMAAAGSVDGEYSLGGLHVTVLDGVARVDSGSIAGSTLTQDAALRNAVAAGATLSEAVRALTETPAAAVGFGEELGALRPGMLGDAVLLNADLQVVRVWTGARTAR; encoded by the coding sequence GTGACGCTGGAGGCGATCGTCGACGACATCCACCTGCATCCGCATGTGACGAAGCTGCTGTTCGACGAGGCCCCCGGCCGGGTCGCTCTCATCACCGACTCGATGGCGGCCGCCGGATCCGTCGACGGCGAGTACTCGCTGGGCGGGCTGCATGTGACCGTGCTCGACGGCGTCGCACGCGTCGACTCCGGGTCGATCGCCGGATCGACCCTCACCCAGGATGCCGCGCTGCGCAACGCGGTCGCCGCCGGCGCCACGCTCTCCGAGGCGGTGCGCGCGCTCACCGAGACCCCGGCGGCGGCGGTCGGATTCGGCGAGGAGCTCGGCGCACTGCGACCGGGGATGCTCGGCGACGCGGTGCTCCTGAACGCGGACCTGCAGGTCGTGCGGGTCTGGACCGGCGCGCGCACCGCGCGCTGA